One Paraburkholderia caballeronis genomic window, GCGTGAACACGGTCGCGCTCGATCCGAGCGCGGTCCCGATGGACGTCGGGCTGAACAACACGAGCGAGGAGGTCGTGCCGCGCGCGGACTCGATGGTGCTGGTCAGGATCGCCACGGTGCGCGGCCGGCCGACGTTCGCGGCGGTGTCGGACGCGCACGACCGGCTGTTGCCGATGGGCTCGGAACTGTTCGACGAATCGGGCAAGTCGGTCGGCATCGTCGGCCAGGGCGGCCTCGCGTATCTGCGCGGCCTCGAAAACGACGGGCGGCTGCTCGCGAAGTGGGGCACCGGCCCGCAAGACCAGTGCGTGTTGCCGTACCGGATTCCGGCTGAGGAGAACGACGCGGACGGTCAAGCGCACATCGTCGCGCGCATCCGGATCAGTTGCGATCCCGCGCTGATCTGGGCGCCTCCCGCGAAGCCGGAGCCGGGTGGTGCAACGCCTGGCACGACGCCGGATACCGCTCGGGTCACGGCACTTTCCGCGCGATTCCACTGACAGGCTTCCGATGACCAACAATCACGAGCCGGAACATGATGAGTTCGACAATCGGGCGGATCGCGCCAGACGAGGAGGGCGCGGCATGAAAGGGGTAATGACAGCGGCAAAGACCGGGGCAAAGACCGGGGCAACGAGGCTTGCGGCGCTGACGCTCGCGTTCGTGACCGCCGTCGCGCTCGTGCGCGGCGACGACGCGCGCGCCGCGACGTCGGCGTCGGTCACGCTGAATTTCACGGGCACCTACATCGGCTCGACGTGCAACGTGATCGGCGCGTCCGACATGACGGTGACGCTGCCGACGATGTCCGCGCAGTCGCTCGCGACGGCCGGTCAGACCGCTGGCTCGACGGTCTTTTCGATTCCGATCCAGTGCGACAGCGAAACGACCGGCGTGCGCGCGTATTTCGAGAACGGTCCGGCAACCGACCCGGCCACCGGCAACCTCAGTCTACAGGCGGTGGACGGGCAGAGTTCGGCGCAGAACGTGCAAGTCGCACTGCAGAACATTGACGGGTCGCCGATCCGGATCGGCGACCGCAGCACGGTCAAGGTGATCCCGGTCGCGGCGACCACGCCAACGACGATCAGTTTCATCGCGACGTACTACGCGACCGGGATGGCATCGCCGGGCGTGGTCCGCGCGTTCGTCACGTACGTGCTCGAATTGCCATGACGGCGACCGCCACGTTCCGGAACCGGGCAACCCGCGATGCGTGACCGATCGACCACGCCATTGCGCGCGCTGCTGCGCGATACGGTGCTGCACGTCGCGCTGCTGGCCGGCGGCGCGCAGATGCCCGCGCTTCATTTCTGGCGCGCGCGCTGCATCACGCTGGTCGAGGACTTGATGCAGGCGATGCGCGATACCGGTTATCGTGACGCGGAGATCGACGAAGCGAGCCTCGCGCAATGCGTGCTGCTCGACGACGTCACGCTGCGCGCGCTGCCGCCCACGCGGCGCAACGAATGGACGCGCGAGCTGTTGTTGACGCGGTTTCATCCGTCGCGTGACGGTGTCGCGGCCGTGACGGAGCGGATCGGGCGCGTCCTGCGCAACCCGGAGCCGTCGCGTGACTGGCTCGAACTCTACCGGATCGTGCTCGAACCCGGCTTTGCCGAAGGCACGCAAGGCGATCGGCAGATGCAGCGGAAGCGGATCGCCGATGCGCTGGCCGCGATGTGGCGCGACGAGCCGTCGGCCACGACAAGCGATCGAACGGTGAGGACATTCGGGAGCGGACGCAACGATAATCGCCGCCGGTTCGCAGCGGGTGCGGCCGTGCTTGTGCTTGTTGCGGCGGCGATCTGGTTCATGTCGGACCGTCACGTCGGTGAGGCCATGAAGCGCATGACGGCCGCCGCGTCGATCGACGCCGATCCAGCCGCAGGAGAAAGCCGATGAAGCGGACCGATCGTCTGATCGCGCCTGCAATCTGGATCGCGGTGCTCGCGGCGGGGTTAGCGTGGCTCGGCTTGCCGCTCGACCGGCAGCCGGGCTGGCCGGTCGTGCTCGGCTTCGTGCTGGCGACCGCGCTCGGCCTCGCAGGCTTGCTCGTTTGGCGGCATCGGCGGCTTCCGGACTCGACGGCTGCGGGAGACGACATGCCGGCTGGCGGCGCGCGCGAGTTGCCGGTCGTGCTGGTCGTCGGTCCTTACGCGTCCGCCGCGTTTTCGCGCGGCGCGCAGTCGCTGACGCTTCGCCGCGACGGCGCCGCCGCATGGCTGTACGTCAAGACGCCCGGCGATCTTGCGCGGGCCATCGACATCGTCGCGAAATCTCACGGCCGGCCGCCGGTCGCGGCGCTGTTGCCGGTGATCCCGGAAGGGAACGACGACGACGGCGTGTTGCGCCGCGAGTTTTCGCAGTGGCGTCGCGCGCTCGATGCAACATTCGATAAACGCGCGTCCGTGCTGCCGTGTTACATCGCGGTTTATGCGTGCCTCGGCGCGCATGACGAAGCCGCGCCGCAGCCGGTGTGGTTCGGCGACTTCATCGACGCGACGGTCGCGATGCCGGGCATCGATCATCTGCGGCAACGGGTGCAGACGATCCGCGATCAACTGGACCGCGCGGCGCTCACGTCGGACGGCGCGGGTCACATCGTCCGCGCGGCGCTCGGCCAGTCGGTGCTCGACTGGCTGCAGGACGCGTCGCTGTTGTCGGCGCTCGCGCCGCTCACGAGCACCGCGCCGTTCGAACTGCGCGGGCTGCTGCTGGCCGACGTCGGTTATCCCGTCAGCCGCGCCGGCGCGTGGACGCGCTGGCTGGTCGCGAAAACCGGCCTGCAACCACTGGCCGGCACGCTGCCCGCGCAGCCGTTGCCGCTGCCGGCCATCGTCGCGACGCAGCCGGGTTCGACGGCGCTGATGGTTCACGGCCATGCGCTGACACGACCCGGCTGGCACGTCGCCGGCGCGGTTGCGGTCACGCTGGCCGCATCGTTCGCGGTGTCGGGTTGGCGAAACGGGAATCTGATCGAGCGCGTGACCGGCGAGATCGACGCGTCGCGCGCGACGCCGCGCGAGCAGTTCGATGCGAGGCGCGACCGGCTCGACACGTTGCAGCAACGTTACGCGGAGCTTGAGCGGTACGCGCAATCCGGCGAGCCGACGTCGCTCGGCTGGGGCCTCTACCGCGGCACGCCGCTCCAGTCGGCGCTGGCGCGGACGATCGAGGCCGAAGGCGCGATACCGGACGGCGTGACGCTCGACAGCGTCGCGCTGTTCGACAGCGGCCGGACCACGCTGAAACCCGGCGCGACCGACGCGTTGCAGACGGTCCTCCATCTGATCCTGCTCAATCCCGACAAGCGCGTGCTGATCGCCGGCCATACGGACGACGTCGGATCGGGCGACGTCAACCAGACGTTGTCGGAAGCGCGCGCCCGCGCGATCCGCGACTGGTTCGTCGCAACGGCGAAGCTGCCGCCGACGCGTTTCGCGATCCAGGGTTACGGCGACACGCGCCCGCTCGCGAGCAATCGCGACGAACGCGGTCGCGCGAAGAACCGCCGTGTCGAAATCACGCTGATACCCGATGCGACGGCCGCCGGCACGAGTTTGCCGCATTGAGTTTCCCGCTACACGGACGCGCATCGCGTCCGTTTCTTGACCCGGACCGGCCCGGTTCGACATCGGCGTCCGCCTGGATGCATTTTGGGTGATCGCCCATATGTCGCCGGCGAACGGCGACGTACCATCCGATACGTTGTGGATGCGCGTGCAGGGTCGGCGTCGCGTCGTCGTTCGATGAGCGGCGGCCGACGGTTGGCAACACGAAACAATGGTCGGATCACCTATGTCAGTCTCGAACAGCTCCCAGAAATTCATTGCGCGCAATCGCGCGCCCCGCGTGCAGATCGAATACGACGTCGAGATTTACGGCTCGGAGAAGAAGGTCGAGCTGCCGTTCGTGATGGGCGTGCTCGCGGACCTGTCCGGCAAGCCGCTCGAAGCACTGCCGCCGGTCGGCGACCGCCGGTTCCTGAACATCGACATCGACAATTTCGACGAGCGGATGAAGGCGATGAAGCCGCGCGTCGCGTTTTCGGTGCCGAACACGCTGACGGGCGAAGGCCAGTTGATGGTCGATATCACGTTCGAAAGCATGGACGATTTTTCGCCGGCTGCGATCGCGAAGAAGGTCGATGCGCTCGCGCAACTGCTCGAAGCGCGCACGCAGCTCGCGAACTTGCAGACATACATGGACGGCAAGGCGGGCGCGGAAGGCCTCGTGAGCCAGGTGCTGAAGGACCCGGCGCTGCTGAACGCGCTCGCGCGCGCGCCGAAGTCCGACGGCGCGAAAGCCGCCGACGAATCCGCGACGAACGAATGAACTGCGGAATGAACTGCGCGCGCCGCGCGTGAATGGCTCGAAACAGTGGGGAAATGATGGCCGAACGTCTATCGCAAGCCCGGTCCGAAGCAGCGGCCGGCATCGCCGAATCCGATTTCAACGCGCTGCTGTCGCGCGAGTTCAAGCCGAAGACCGAGCGTGCGCGCGAGGCCGTCGAGAACGCGGTCAAGACGCTCGCGCAGCAGGCGCTGCTGACGTCGGTCACGGTGTCGGACGATGCGTACAAGAACATCGAGGCGGTCATCGGCGAGATCGACCGCAAGCTGTCCGAGCAGATCAACCTGATCCTGCATCACGACGACTTCCAGAAGCTGGAAAGCGCATGGCGCGGCCTGCACCACCTCGTGACGAACACCGAAACGGACGAGAAGCTGAAGATCCGCTTCATGGACGTGTCGAAGGACGATCTGCGCCGCACGATGAAGCGTTACAAGGGCATCGCGTGGGACCAGAGCCCGTTCTTCAAGCAGATCTATGAAGAGGAATACGGGCAGTTGGGCGGCGAGCCGTATGGCTGCCTCGTCGCGGACTATTACTTCGACCACACGCCGCCCGACGTCGATCTGCTCGCGTCGATCGCGAAGGTCGCCGCCGCGTCGCATTCGCCGTTCATCGCGGGCGCGGCGCCGTCGGTGCTCCAGATGGATTCGTGGCAGGAACTCGCGAATCCGCGCGATCTGACGAAGATTTTCACGCAGAACCTCGAATACGCGCCGTGGAACTCGCTGCGCGCGTCGGAGGACGCGCGCTACATCGGGCTGGCGATGCCGCGTTTCCTGTCGCGGCTGCCGTATGGCGTCAAGACGAACCCGGTGGACGAGTTCGACTTCGAGGAAGCGACCGACGGCTCCGATCATCGCCGCTACGTGTGGTCGAACGCCGCGTATGCGATGGCGGTGAACATCAACCGCTCGTTCAAGCAATACGGCTGGTGCACGCTGATTCGCGGCGTCGAGAGCGGCGGCGTGGTCGAAAACCTGCCGTGCCACACGTTCCCGACCGACGACGGCGGCGTCGACATGAAGTGTCCGACCGAGATCGCGATTTCGGACCGCCGCGAGGCGGAACTCGCGAAGAACGGCTTCATCCCGCTGATCCACCGGAAGAACACCGACTACGCGGCGTTCATCGGCGCGCAGTCGTTGCAGAAGCCGGCCGAATACTACGACCCGGATGCCACCGCGAATGCGAACCTGTCCGCGCGGCTGCCGTATCTGTTCGCGTGCTCGCGCTTCGCGCATTACCTGAAGTGCATCGTCCGCGACAAGATCGGCTCGTTCAAGGAGCGCGAGGACATGCAGCAGTGGCTCAACGAATGGGTGATGAACTACGTCGACGCGGACCCGGCGAACTCGTCGCAGGAGACGAAGGCGCGCCGGCCGCTCGCGGCGGCGGAGGTCGTTGTCGAGGACGTCGAGGGCAATCCCGGCTACTACCAGGCGAAATTTTTTCTGCGTCCGCACTTTCAGCTTGAAGGCCTGACGGTGTCGCTGCGTCTCGTCGCCAAGCTGCCTCTCGTGAAGGAAGCAGCCTGACGGAACGCGCACGCGCGCTCCGCCAGGCGAATGAGCGACGGGCAGGCGCTCACCGACTTTTCCTGCCCGAACCAACCACGCACTAAGGAGTAGCTTTTCATGGCGCAAGACATCTTCCTGAAGATCAACGGCATCGACGGCGAATCCGAAGACGCGAGCCACAAGGACGAGATCGAAGTGTTGAGCTGGTCGTGGAACGTGTCGCAGCAGTCGAGCATGCACGCGGGTTCCGGCGGCGGCGCGGGCCGGGCGACGGTCGAGGACCTGACCTTCGAACACCTGGTCGACCGCGCGACGCCGAATCTGACGCAGTACTGCCTGACCGGCAAGCATATCGACGAGGCGAAGCTCGTCGTGCGCAAGGCCGGCGGTAATCCGCTCGAATACATCAAGTTCACGATGAACGACGTGCTGGTGACGTCGGTCAGCCCGTCGGGCGTGAGCGCGAGCGAGCAGCGTCCGCGTGAGGTCGTGCGCCTGTCGTTCTCGCGGATGAAGCAGGAATACGTGGTGCAAAACGCGCAAGGCGGCAGCGGCGGTGCGATCACCGCGACGTTCGACATCAAGAAGAACGTCGCCTGATCTCGCGACCCGGCTCGACGGTCGCGACCTTGCCGGCGTTCCGGCGAGGTCGCGACGATGTTGCGCGTCTTTGTGCGGACTGGCGCGTGTGTTCGCGTCATTCGCGCGAAGCGGCTTCGTCACGCGGGTCGGCCTCGCGACAGACCCATGCGTATCCGACGATCACGGCTCACATCACGGCTCACTTTCGATGGCTCCGACTTTTTCTTTTCTTCGCTTTTTCGCCGGGTCTCGCGGGTTGCGTCGTCTTGTGACCGGCGGCCTGTGCTTCTGGCTGGCCGCGTGCAGCAGCAGTCCGCCCGCTCCGAAAGAGCAGGCGGCCGATCTGCGGATTCAGGTGATCGCGAGCGAGAACATCAACCCGGACGACAAGGGGCGTCCCGCGCCGATCATGGTCCGCGTGTACGAACTGAAGTCGGCCACCGCGTTCCGCAGCGCCGACTACTTCACGCTGCAGGACGACGACCGGAAAGCGACTGGCGACGACGTGCTGGTCGTCGACGAGTTCATCCTGCGTCCCGGCGACACGAAGGAAATCAGCCGCAAGGCGAATGCGTCGACGAACGCGATCGGCGTGCTCGCCGGTTACCGGAATCTCGGCAAGTCGGTGTGGCGCGACGTCTATCAGCTACGGCAGCCGCAGAAGGCGCCGTGGTATCGGCGGATGTTCACGCGGGAGCGGAAGGAAACGCTGACGGTCAACGTGGACAAACAGGCCGTTTCGATCTCGGCGCGGCGGGGTGACAAGTGGATATTCCAGACCGGAAGCCGAGGCTGACCGGCTGGTTCGATTGACGTGCCGTTTCGGATTCAGGTCGGGCGAATTGCGATGAGCTGGTATAACAAGGTCGTCTGGAGTGAGGGGCTGTTCCTGCGCCCGCAGCTGTTTCAGCAGCAGGAGCGCTACCTCGAATATTTCGCGCACAAGCGTAGCGCGGTATTGAGCCCGTTTTTCTGGGGCTTCAGCCATTACGAGATCGACCGCGAATCGCTCGCGTTCGGCAAGCTCGTATTCAAGAGCGGTGCGGGCATCTTCCCTGACGGCACGCCGTTCGACGTGCCCGGCCACACGCCGCCGCCGCAACCGCTGACGATCGCGCCCGAGCACCAGAACCAGGTGATCTACGTCGCGGTGCCGCTGCGCCTGCCGAATACCGAGGAAACCACGTTTGCCGAGCGAAACGGGTCGCTGGCCCGCTATCTGTCGTTCGACGACGAGCTGCGCGACAGCAACGCAATCGGCCAGGGGCCGAAGCCGGTGCAACTGGCGAACCTGCGGCTGCGCCTGTTGCCGGAAAAGGAACTGACGCAGTCGTGGATCGGCGTCGCGCTGACGCGCGTGAAGTCGCTGCACGCGGACGGCGCGGTGTCGCTGCACACCGACGACCATATTCCGCCCGTCACCGGTTACGGTGCGAATCCGCTGCTGCGCGACTGG contains:
- the tssB gene encoding type VI secretion system contractile sheath small subunit, whose product is MSVSNSSQKFIARNRAPRVQIEYDVEIYGSEKKVELPFVMGVLADLSGKPLEALPPVGDRRFLNIDIDNFDERMKAMKPRVAFSVPNTLTGEGQLMVDITFESMDDFSPAAIAKKVDALAQLLEARTQLANLQTYMDGKAGAEGLVSQVLKDPALLNALARAPKSDGAKAADESATNE
- a CDS encoding Hcp family type VI secretion system effector, encoding MAQDIFLKINGIDGESEDASHKDEIEVLSWSWNVSQQSSMHAGSGGGAGRATVEDLTFEHLVDRATPNLTQYCLTGKHIDEAKLVVRKAGGNPLEYIKFTMNDVLVTSVSPSGVSASEQRPREVVRLSFSRMKQEYVVQNAQGGSGGAITATFDIKKNVA
- the tssC gene encoding type VI secretion system contractile sheath large subunit yields the protein MAERLSQARSEAAAGIAESDFNALLSREFKPKTERAREAVENAVKTLAQQALLTSVTVSDDAYKNIEAVIGEIDRKLSEQINLILHHDDFQKLESAWRGLHHLVTNTETDEKLKIRFMDVSKDDLRRTMKRYKGIAWDQSPFFKQIYEEEYGQLGGEPYGCLVADYYFDHTPPDVDLLASIAKVAAASHSPFIAGAAPSVLQMDSWQELANPRDLTKIFTQNLEYAPWNSLRASEDARYIGLAMPRFLSRLPYGVKTNPVDEFDFEEATDGSDHRRYVWSNAAYAMAVNINRSFKQYGWCTLIRGVESGGVVENLPCHTFPTDDGGVDMKCPTEIAISDRREAELAKNGFIPLIHRKNTDYAAFIGAQSLQKPAEYYDPDATANANLSARLPYLFACSRFAHYLKCIVRDKIGSFKEREDMQQWLNEWVMNYVDADPANSSQETKARRPLAAAEVVVEDVEGNPGYYQAKFFLRPHFQLEGLTVSLRLVAKLPLVKEAA
- a CDS encoding OmpA family protein, whose amino-acid sequence is MKRTDRLIAPAIWIAVLAAGLAWLGLPLDRQPGWPVVLGFVLATALGLAGLLVWRHRRLPDSTAAGDDMPAGGARELPVVLVVGPYASAAFSRGAQSLTLRRDGAAAWLYVKTPGDLARAIDIVAKSHGRPPVAALLPVIPEGNDDDGVLRREFSQWRRALDATFDKRASVLPCYIAVYACLGAHDEAAPQPVWFGDFIDATVAMPGIDHLRQRVQTIRDQLDRAALTSDGAGHIVRAALGQSVLDWLQDASLLSALAPLTSTAPFELRGLLLADVGYPVSRAGAWTRWLVAKTGLQPLAGTLPAQPLPLPAIVATQPGSTALMVHGHALTRPGWHVAGAVAVTLAASFAVSGWRNGNLIERVTGEIDASRATPREQFDARRDRLDTLQQRYAELERYAQSGEPTSLGWGLYRGTPLQSALARTIEAEGAIPDGVTLDSVALFDSGRTTLKPGATDALQTVLHLILLNPDKRVLIAGHTDDVGSGDVNQTLSEARARAIRDWFVATAKLPPTRFAIQGYGDTRPLASNRDERGRAKNRRVEITLIPDATAAGTSLPH
- a CDS encoding DotU family type IV/VI secretion system protein, with the translated sequence MRALLRDTVLHVALLAGGAQMPALHFWRARCITLVEDLMQAMRDTGYRDAEIDEASLAQCVLLDDVTLRALPPTRRNEWTRELLLTRFHPSRDGVAAVTERIGRVLRNPEPSRDWLELYRIVLEPGFAEGTQGDRQMQRKRIADALAAMWRDEPSATTSDRTVRTFGSGRNDNRRRFAAGAAVLVLVAAAIWFMSDRHVGEAMKRMTAAASIDADPAAGESR
- a CDS encoding fimbrial protein; translation: MTAAKTGAKTGATRLAALTLAFVTAVALVRGDDARAATSASVTLNFTGTYIGSTCNVIGASDMTVTLPTMSAQSLATAGQTAGSTVFSIPIQCDSETTGVRAYFENGPATDPATGNLSLQAVDGQSSAQNVQVALQNIDGSPIRIGDRSTVKVIPVAATTPTTISFIATYYATGMASPGVVRAFVTYVLELP
- the tssJ gene encoding type VI secretion system lipoprotein TssJ; this encodes MRRLVTGGLCFWLAACSSSPPAPKEQAADLRIQVIASENINPDDKGRPAPIMVRVYELKSATAFRSADYFTLQDDDRKATGDDVLVVDEFILRPGDTKEISRKANASTNAIGVLAGYRNLGKSVWRDVYQLRQPQKAPWYRRMFTRERKETLTVNVDKQAVSISARRGDKWIFQTGSRG